GCCGGTAAACGCAACGTCAGCATCAATCTCAATGTTCCCGGTGCTTATGAACTCGCACTGAAGCTCTGCGATACCGCCGATGTCGTCGTGGAAAACTTCCGCGCGGGCACGCTTGGTTTCTTCGGCCTTGATTATGAAACCCTGTCCAAGCGCAATCCGCGATTGGTATATGCCTCGATCACTGGCTATGGCCAGGGCGGACCCTGGCGCAGCCGGATGGCCTATGCGCCGACCGTGCAGGCCGAGGCCGGCTTCACCGAAAACAGCATTCGTCACTATGGAGAGGCGTTGACTGAACCGCGCACGGACAGCCTCTCGCACGCGGACGTCTACGCCGGCCTGCAGGCCACCATCGCGATTCTTGGCGCGCTGAATAGCCGCCAAAGGACAGGTCAGGGCCAATATATCGATGTCGCGATGGCTGCGACACTGCTCGCGGTCAACGAACGTGCACATGTCGATCTTTCCGACGATGATATTGGAGCCGAGCCCGCCGTGCTCGGCGCGACGGACTGCTCATTCTTTACCGGACCTAATGGAGAGCATTTCACGGTTGCGACGAGCATTATCGGCAGCCGGACCTTCCCATCCTGGCTGCGCGCGATGCGTCGCGTGGATTTGATGGACGACCCGCGCTTTGCGAGCGCGGCCGCGCGTCGCTTGAATTTCGGTGTGCTGCACCAGATCATCCAGTCGTGG
This region of Bradyrhizobium sp. SZCCHNS1050 genomic DNA includes:
- a CDS encoding CoA transferase; the protein is MGGPLNGIRVVDFSRVLAGPLCARTLQDLGAEVIKVEPPSPDVSRFAFPSTDGMSGYYAQQNAGKRNVSINLNVPGAYELALKLCDTADVVVENFRAGTLGFFGLDYETLSKRNPRLVYASITGYGQGGPWRSRMAYAPTVQAEAGFTENSIRHYGEALTEPRTDSLSHADVYAGLQATIAILGALNSRQRTGQGQYIDVAMAATLLAVNERAHVDLSDDDIGAEPAVLGATDCSFFTGPNGEHFTVATSIIGSRTFPSWLRAMRRVDLMDDPRFASAAARRLNFGVLHQIIQSWILTFPDMATLDAQFDEAKIAMGEIRSIKELSASEWSDYWGAVQHVPDRSGGEYRLPGRPWRFSAEELKPIGAPAFQGEHNFEVFSELGVSQEELRRLSEAGVLVTHPRALEPEIGVKPPAESGRAA